From Candidatus Bathyarchaeota archaeon, a single genomic window includes:
- a CDS encoding type II toxin-antitoxin system VapC family toxin produces MGERILIDTDVLIDYVKGKTDLPLENIYLISEITLYEFIRATKDPERAKELLSREFIIMWNDNEILETASHLYRKLSDDGLMIEDADVIIGATAISKKLKLYTNNKDHFKRLETFGLKFYE; encoded by the coding sequence ATGGGCGAGAGAATACTGATCGACACAGATGTACTAATAGATTATGTTAAAGGAAAGACAGATCTTCCATTAGAGAATATTTACTTAATATCTGAGATAACTCTATATGAGTTTATTAGAGCGACCAAAGATCCTGAGAGAGCCAAAGAGTTACTCTCTAGAGAATTTATTATTATGTGGAATGATAATGAAATTCTTGAAACTGCAAGCCACCTTTATAGAAAGTTATCTGATGATGGATTGATGATTGAGGATGCAGATGTAATTATCGGCGCTACAGCAATTAGCAAAAAACTGAAATTATATACTAATAATAAAGATCATTTCAAGAGATTAGAGACCTTTGGATTAAAATTTTATGAATAA
- a CDS encoding 30S ribosomal protein S8e → MAWHGGLTKRKPSGGKRRPYRTKRSHERGGHPVETRLGEAELKVERRRGGHIKLKLISGDEVNLSDPATGRTERLKILGVVRNPASVDYNRRGIITKGAIIRTDRGLARIVSRPGQNGVLNAVILTEE, encoded by the coding sequence TTGGCTTGGCATGGGGGTTTAACTAAGAGGAAGCCTTCCGGCGGAAAGAGGAGACCTTACAGGACCAAGAGGAGCCATGAGAGGGGTGGGCATCCCGTGGAGACTAGGCTCGGGGAGGCCGAGCTCAAGGTTGAGAGGAGGCGAGGGGGGCACATCAAGCTGAAGCTCATCTCCGGAGACGAGGTTAATCTCTCGGACCCAGCCACTGGAAGGACTGAGAGGCTCAAGATCCTAGGGGTTGTGAGGAATCCAGCCAGCGTGGACTATAACAGAAGGGGAATAATAACTAAGGGGGCTATCATCCGAACAGATAGGGGACTGGCCAGGATAGTCTCTAGACCAGGGCAGAACGGGGTCCTGAACGCGGTGATTCTGACCGAAGAATAA
- a CDS encoding NifU family protein, producing the protein MTLREDVERALEEVRPHLQFEGGDIELVDIEGDVVKVRLKGACMGCPMSQMTLKWSVETYLRRRVPGVRSVEAV; encoded by the coding sequence ATGACTCTAAGAGAAGATGTGGAGAGGGCCCTGGAAGAGGTTCGCCCGCACCTCCAATTCGAGGGAGGAGACATAGAACTCGTCGATATCGAGGGAGATGTCGTGAAGGTGAGGCTCAAGGGAGCCTGCATGGGCTGCCCCATGTCCCAGATGACCCTGAAATGGAGTGTGGAGACCTACCTCAGGAGAAGGGTCCCAGGAGTCAGATCGGTGGAGGCAGTCTAG
- a CDS encoding NAD(P)H-dependent oxidoreductase has translation MKILIVYDSRTGNTEKMAHAVAEGVRGEGVEVEVRRVDEASVDALPGVDGLIIGSPVYYGQPSSKIKRFLDESVKYHGKLEGKVGGAFASSGGNHSGGETTIISILEALLIHGMVIQGTSGRNHYGPVSVGAPGEEEVKTCKLFGARVARLAKLLHKAER, from the coding sequence ATGAAGATCCTAATAGTTTATGACTCTAGGACGGGAAACACCGAGAAGATGGCCCACGCAGTCGCCGAGGGTGTGAGAGGCGAGGGCGTCGAGGTTGAGGTGAGGAGGGTTGATGAGGCGTCGGTGGACGCTCTTCCAGGGGTCGACGGCCTCATCATAGGCTCCCCGGTCTACTACGGCCAGCCATCGAGCAAGATCAAGCGCTTCCTAGACGAGTCGGTCAAATACCATGGTAAACTCGAAGGTAAGGTTGGGGGCGCCTTCGCAAGCTCGGGTGGAAACCACTCAGGAGGCGAGACGACGATAATCTCGATTCTGGAGGCCCTCCTAATCCACGGGATGGTCATACAGGGGACATCGGGGAGAAATCACTACGGCCCAGTCTCAGTTGGAGCACCTGGAGAGGAGGAGGTGAAGACCTGCAAGCTCTTTGGTGCGAGGGTGGCGAGGCTGGCCAAGCTCCTACATAAAGCTGAGAGATAA
- a CDS encoding H/ACA RNA-protein complex protein Gar1: protein MKPSRRLGMVLHISSNSGNLILKAETSAIIGEPVTDRDNKVVGRVFDIFGPVSNPFVAVKPELNRPERLVGRPLYIRRPGSKGGG from the coding sequence ATGAAACCCAGTAGGAGGCTTGGAATGGTCCTGCACATCTCCAGCAATAGTGGAAACCTGATCCTGAAGGCTGAGACGAGTGCAATTATAGGGGAGCCAGTAACAGACAGGGATAACAAAGTTGTTGGAAGGGTCTTCGACATTTTCGGGCCTGTCTCCAACCCGTTTGTCGCGGTGAAGCCGGAGCTGAATAGGCCAGAGAGGCTTGTCGGGAGGCCCCTCTACATCAGAAGGCCTGGGAGTAAGGGGGGTGGCTAG
- a CDS encoding flavin reductase family protein: protein MNRRKVDLLDFIEETYRIMRGHGLFLVSAGRGGRPNAMTIGWGLLGTMWREPFLAVAVRRSRYTHGLIEESGEFTVCLPGRGMERMLEFCGSRSGRELDKFKELGMTAVRGISIGTPYIGECPVHFECRVAYKVDVKEGQLDPAMEREIYPRGDFHTIYYGRVLGVYAEEGAEDRLLS from the coding sequence TTGAATAGGCGTAAGGTCGATCTCCTCGACTTCATCGAGGAGACTTATAGAATAATGAGGGGACATGGCCTCTTTTTAGTCTCCGCAGGTAGGGGTGGAAGGCCCAACGCGATGACCATAGGCTGGGGTCTGCTGGGCACCATGTGGAGGGAGCCATTCTTGGCGGTGGCGGTGAGGCGTTCAAGGTACACCCATGGGCTCATAGAGGAGTCAGGGGAGTTTACGGTCTGCCTTCCCGGCAGAGGGATGGAAAGGATGCTCGAGTTCTGCGGGAGCAGATCAGGGAGGGAGCTGGACAAGTTTAAGGAGCTTGGAATGACAGCCGTGAGGGGTATAAGCATAGGAACCCCTTATATCGGGGAATGCCCAGTCCACTTCGAGTGCAGGGTAGCATATAAAGTGGATGTCAAGGAGGGGCAGCTAGATCCAGCCATGGAGAGGGAGATATATCCCCGAGGAGATTTCCACACTATCTACTATGGGAGGGTTCTGGGCGTCTACGCTGAGGAAGGCGCTGAAGATAGACTTTTAAGTTGA
- a CDS encoding signal recognition particle protein Srp19 (binds to 7S RNA to mediate binding of the signal recognition particle protein Srp54) — MRKRGKVIIWPSYLEASLSRGDGRRVPKTLAKRGVTAEDIYRAAQELGLNPELQRSAAYPRIPWRKTGLVMVDNKMPKTRLLKELALRIR; from the coding sequence ATGAGGAAGAGAGGGAAGGTGATAATTTGGCCCTCATACCTCGAAGCCTCTCTATCCAGAGGAGATGGACGGAGGGTGCCTAAGACTCTCGCCAAGAGGGGAGTGACCGCCGAGGATATATATCGAGCAGCCCAAGAACTCGGATTAAACCCAGAACTCCAAAGGAGCGCAGCCTACCCGAGGATCCCGTGGAGGAAGACGGGCCTCGTGATGGTCGATAATAAAATGCCCAAGACAAGGCTCCTAAAGGAGCTGGCCCTGAGGATCCGATGA
- a CDS encoding SMC-Scp complex subunit ScpB, with amino-acid sequence MVKLEAILYASGRPVEIEKLKGVLKTSSRKRVINLVRGLANIYEARGGALIIEELPEDMVALKVREEYSDVARAFASKPLLKPGPLKTLSYIAYHEPVEVREVVSRLGSRAQSHLRTLEEMALITREEGDDGPILRTTRYFADYFRLEAEKGDPKQQLRRLFEALRIKKLDNGDGHKTSASEETNGMPPSTPEAMTYIAVGLSRGLEESDTSQAH; translated from the coding sequence ATGGTTAAGTTGGAAGCGATCCTATACGCCTCTGGAAGGCCCGTTGAGATTGAAAAGTTGAAAGGCGTTTTAAAGACCAGTTCAAGGAAGAGGGTGATAAACCTCGTTAGGGGGCTGGCCAATATATACGAGGCTAGGGGTGGGGCTTTAATCATCGAGGAGCTACCTGAAGACATGGTAGCCCTGAAGGTCAGAGAGGAGTACTCTGATGTGGCTAGGGCATTCGCCTCAAAGCCGCTGCTAAAGCCTGGACCTCTAAAAACCCTCTCCTACATCGCATACCACGAGCCAGTCGAGGTTAGGGAGGTGGTATCAAGGCTGGGGAGTAGGGCCCAGTCACACCTAAGGACCCTTGAGGAGATGGCCCTCATAACAAGGGAGGAGGGTGATGATGGCCCCATCTTGAGGACGACTAGGTACTTCGCAGACTACTTCAGATTAGAGGCTGAGAAGGGGGATCCCAAGCAACAGCTCAGGCGTCTCTTCGAAGCTCTGAGGATCAAGAAGCTCGATAACGGGGATGGTCACAAGACATCCGCATCAGAGGAAACCAATGGGATGCCCCCTTCCACACCTGAGGCGATGACATACATTGCAGTAGGGCTCTCAAGAGGGCTTGAGGAGAGTGATACATCTCAAGCCCATTAA
- a CDS encoding transcription initiation factor IIB — MRCSECGSTDLIRDYEQGEIVCRHCGFVVSSIIVDRGPEWRAFDDEQKEKRTRVGAPLTWTIHDQGLSTIIDWHDSDAYGRKLSPMEKARVYRLRKWQRRSKVSGATERNLAYALAELTKVAYKLSLPTNVLETASIMYRQIVRQRLIRGRSIQGVAAASIYMACRQCNVIRTLEEVSKAASISKKEGGRNYRFLIRRLSTKVPPVYPHSYVSKFVNQLSLSGATERIASRILDKAIELKLTSGRGPAGIAAAATYIASLLMDERRTQGEIAKGAKVTEVTIRNRYKELTQKLNFKINL, encoded by the coding sequence ATGAGATGTAGTGAGTGCGGGAGCACGGATCTCATAAGGGACTATGAGCAGGGGGAGATCGTGTGTAGGCACTGCGGTTTCGTGGTCTCCTCGATAATAGTTGATAGGGGGCCCGAGTGGAGGGCCTTCGACGATGAGCAGAAGGAGAAGAGGACGAGGGTTGGAGCACCCCTCACCTGGACGATCCACGACCAGGGCCTCTCCACCATAATAGACTGGCATGACTCCGACGCCTATGGCAGGAAGCTAAGCCCTATGGAGAAGGCCAGGGTATACCGGCTCAGGAAGTGGCAGAGGAGATCCAAGGTCTCCGGGGCCACTGAGAGGAACCTGGCCTATGCCCTTGCCGAGCTGACCAAGGTAGCATATAAGCTGAGCCTCCCAACAAATGTCCTAGAGACGGCCTCCATAATGTACCGACAGATCGTCCGTCAACGCCTCATCCGTGGGAGGTCGATACAGGGGGTGGCTGCAGCCTCCATATACATGGCGTGCAGGCAGTGCAACGTGATCAGAACCCTGGAGGAGGTATCAAAGGCGGCCTCAATCTCAAAGAAGGAGGGGGGGAGGAACTATAGGTTCTTGATAAGGAGGCTGAGTACAAAGGTCCCCCCCGTCTATCCCCACAGCTATGTATCCAAGTTCGTTAACCAGCTGAGCCTCTCTGGGGCGACGGAGAGGATAGCGAGCAGGATACTTGATAAGGCCATAGAGCTCAAGCTCACAAGCGGTCGAGGCCCCGCGGGCATAGCTGCGGCCGCGACCTACATAGCGAGCCTGCTGATGGATGAGAGGCGAACCCAGGGGGAGATCGCCAAGGGGGCAAAGGTGACCGAGGTGACCATACGAAACAGGTATAAGGAGCTTACCCAGAAATTGAACTTCAAAATAAACCTCTAA
- a CDS encoding chromosome segregation protein SMC → MTYLTKIVLRNFKSFGGVTRLNLERGFNVITGPNGSGKSNIIDAVQFVLGELASRRMRASDLTELIYDGGGGQRATAAQVSMTLDNSDRSIPIDKPLVTVGRSIDRRGNSKYFLNGKRTSRRVLLDILGMAGISPGGYNIVLQGAATRLSDLTPQERMSSLKELIGISVYEEKKAEAERRLSEAERKIEVASARVDEVRKRVVELEGQRNDAVRYRLLVEEERELSAIKLSMRLCSLEERIGEVRKRLEGIEAELGAIEETREGLILEREKALSGWEELNRVDWEDEGLEALRSDFLEKSSQKAKIEARIKEIDSKKQGLQALIEEKSVELEKLRLEIKEKNEDFQRLIQIENQMGLDILEKEDRLKTMEEEIRKMKEDLDRSQKNVESLSESMVAKQEVLKGLEIELEKKLYNLNGIKEKILELENKREEIYKTLRSLSEKYEELEKLRESEVQRLHEMLLETEKQVERQRRLRGIIVDAGRLAKEVETTITQFSAKRELWQKVAAAERGLERVKEMGEAGALPGYHGPLEDLIGFRPEYQRAIINSSNGWIKAIVFEDLNSAMGCIELLKRTKVGFARFIPLKDIRGLRPLPEPSGEGIIGPLPRFIRFDEKYLPAINLVWGDVILVRDGTHALRMAEKGYRAVTISGDVYEAVGGVIGGYHQKPEELSKMIPKEESINALKDTITTLRERILKRMNEIRLSGSSLRKFVEFVEGSRSNINKIEEQMMEIKDNINRLEKNLDILEKKKGELDRQIKMEEELIKTLRERRDKVILDVDKDKYEIVKIRENIKSYNLDEADKEINELRQKISQLKDEKSKTNLDISILNRMIKEILEPKISELEYQIKSWKDEINAILTEKEEISGEIKWISEKIVEINTKILDSESKIKQKNDLILKYKEKIDNLEQNLSIVEKNREKLLKIHYELKLDLERLQLELEQGLRDLGKLGFSEKAGVEGVDLEELEGRLEMIRAERSSLGAVNNLAEAQYNEFVGNYKQLSIRINELEEEKASIIRFIEEVEREKLQHFMKAFHEICESFSSIFSKLTGGGEGRLELQRPESPFSGGVDLYIQFPGKPMRLASGASGGERSVATIAYLLAIQSFLKAPFYLLDEIDAHLDSVNVSRLAEVLRERSSEAQFIVISLKDVMLHGADKIYGVFNPGDRSRVIALPMAIEVVS, encoded by the coding sequence TTGACCTATCTAACGAAGATCGTGCTGAGGAACTTCAAGTCCTTCGGCGGAGTCACTAGGCTGAACCTGGAGAGGGGCTTTAACGTCATAACCGGTCCAAACGGCAGTGGAAAGAGTAACATAATAGACGCGGTCCAGTTCGTCCTAGGGGAGTTGGCCTCTAGGAGGATGAGGGCCTCCGATCTCACAGAGTTGATATACGACGGCGGTGGGGGCCAGAGGGCCACGGCTGCCCAGGTCAGCATGACCCTAGACAACTCGGATCGAAGCATCCCGATCGATAAGCCATTGGTAACCGTCGGGAGGAGCATAGACAGGAGAGGGAACAGCAAATATTTCCTAAACGGGAAGAGGACCTCTAGGAGGGTTCTGCTAGATATCCTAGGGATGGCCGGCATAAGCCCGGGCGGATATAACATCGTCCTACAGGGGGCGGCAACTAGGCTGAGCGACCTCACCCCCCAGGAGAGGATGTCATCCCTAAAGGAGCTCATAGGGATATCAGTATATGAGGAGAAGAAGGCGGAGGCGGAGAGGAGGCTCTCGGAGGCGGAGCGTAAGATAGAGGTGGCCTCTGCTAGGGTTGATGAGGTCAGGAAGCGGGTTGTGGAGCTTGAGGGGCAGAGAAATGACGCTGTAAGGTACAGGCTCCTAGTGGAGGAGGAGAGGGAGCTCTCGGCGATAAAGCTCTCCATGAGGCTGTGCAGCCTCGAGGAGAGGATCGGGGAGGTCAGGAAGAGGCTCGAGGGGATAGAGGCAGAGCTTGGCGCCATTGAGGAGACAAGGGAAGGGCTGATTCTGGAGAGGGAGAAGGCCCTCTCCGGCTGGGAAGAGCTGAACAGGGTTGATTGGGAGGACGAGGGCTTGGAGGCCCTGAGATCCGATTTCCTGGAGAAGAGTTCCCAGAAGGCGAAGATCGAGGCTAGAATTAAGGAGATCGATTCGAAGAAGCAAGGCCTCCAAGCATTAATAGAAGAGAAGAGCGTGGAACTAGAAAAGCTTAGACTTGAAATTAAGGAAAAAAATGAAGATTTTCAAAGACTTATTCAAATTGAAAACCAGATGGGTTTGGACATTTTGGAAAAAGAAGATAGATTGAAAACAATGGAAGAAGAAATTAGAAAAATGAAAGAGGATTTAGATAGGTCTCAGAAAAACGTTGAATCTCTGTCGGAATCTATGGTGGCAAAGCAGGAGGTTCTTAAAGGGCTAGAAATTGAGTTGGAGAAAAAATTGTATAATTTAAATGGCATTAAAGAAAAAATTTTAGAGTTAGAAAATAAAAGAGAAGAAATATATAAAACTCTTAGATCACTAAGCGAAAAATACGAGGAATTGGAGAAACTCAGGGAATCGGAGGTTCAAAGACTTCACGAGATGCTCCTCGAGACGGAGAAACAGGTGGAGAGGCAGAGGAGATTAAGGGGTATAATAGTGGATGCGGGTAGGCTTGCGAAGGAGGTTGAGACAACCATAACACAGTTCTCGGCGAAGAGGGAGCTATGGCAGAAGGTGGCTGCCGCTGAAAGGGGGTTAGAGAGGGTGAAGGAGATGGGAGAGGCAGGCGCCCTACCGGGATACCACGGCCCCCTCGAGGACCTTATAGGCTTCAGGCCTGAGTACCAGAGGGCGATAATAAACTCCTCGAACGGTTGGATTAAGGCCATAGTGTTCGAGGACCTGAACTCGGCTATGGGCTGTATAGAGCTGCTGAAGAGGACCAAGGTGGGCTTCGCCAGGTTCATCCCCCTCAAGGATATCCGGGGCTTGAGGCCTCTTCCAGAGCCCTCCGGGGAGGGGATAATTGGACCATTACCACGATTCATTAGATTCGATGAGAAGTATCTCCCAGCCATAAACCTCGTGTGGGGCGATGTCATCCTCGTGAGGGATGGTACCCACGCCCTGAGGATGGCTGAGAAGGGCTATAGGGCGGTCACCATCTCAGGCGACGTCTACGAGGCCGTGGGGGGAGTTATAGGTGGATACCACCAGAAACCTGAAGAATTATCTAAGATGATACCCAAAGAGGAGTCAATCAATGCTTTGAAAGATACAATAACTACATTGAGGGAAAGAATACTTAAAAGAATGAACGAGATAAGACTTTCAGGAAGTAGCCTTAGGAAATTTGTTGAGTTCGTGGAAGGTTCAAGAAGCAATATAAATAAAATAGAAGAACAAATGATGGAAATAAAGGATAATATTAATCGATTAGAAAAAAATTTGGATATTTTAGAGAAGAAAAAGGGAGAATTAGATCGCCAAATTAAAATGGAGGAAGAGTTGATTAAAACTTTAAGAGAACGCAGGGATAAGGTTATATTAGATGTAGATAAGGACAAATATGAAATTGTTAAGATAAGGGAAAATATAAAATCATATAATTTGGATGAGGCAGATAAAGAAATAAACGAACTTAGGCAAAAGATATCTCAATTGAAGGATGAAAAAAGTAAAACCAATTTAGATATTTCGATTTTAAATAGAATGATTAAAGAGATTTTAGAGCCAAAGATCTCAGAATTGGAGTATCAAATTAAAAGTTGGAAAGATGAGATTAATGCAATTTTAACAGAAAAAGAGGAAATAAGCGGTGAGATTAAATGGATATCTGAAAAAATTGTCGAAATTAATACAAAGATCCTTGATTCTGAATCAAAGATTAAACAAAAAAATGACTTAATTTTAAAGTATAAGGAGAAAATAGACAATTTAGAGCAAAATTTATCAATTGTGGAGAAAAATAGAGAGAAACTCCTCAAAATACATTATGAGCTAAAACTGGACTTGGAGAGGCTCCAGCTGGAGCTAGAACAGGGCCTCAGAGACCTAGGGAAACTGGGCTTCTCTGAAAAGGCTGGCGTGGAAGGGGTCGACCTTGAGGAGTTGGAGGGTAGATTGGAGATGATAAGAGCCGAGAGGTCCTCCTTGGGGGCTGTCAACAACCTTGCGGAGGCTCAGTACAACGAGTTTGTCGGAAACTATAAGCAACTGAGCATAAGGATAAATGAGCTGGAGGAGGAGAAGGCCTCCATCATAAGGTTCATCGAGGAGGTTGAGAGGGAGAAGCTCCAGCACTTCATGAAGGCCTTCCACGAGATATGCGAGAGCTTCTCCAGCATCTTCTCAAAGCTCACTGGTGGAGGCGAGGGAAGGCTTGAGCTTCAGAGACCGGAGAGCCCCTTCTCGGGAGGGGTGGACCTCTACATCCAGTTCCCGGGCAAGCCTATGAGGCTGGCGAGCGGGGCCAGTGGCGGTGAGAGATCCGTGGCAACCATCGCCTATCTTCTGGCAATACAATCCTTCCTGAAGGCACCCTTCTACCTCTTAGATGAGATAGATGCCCACCTAGACTCCGTCAATGTCTCGAGGCTCGCGGAGGTCCTGAGGGAGAGGTCCTCGGAAGCCCAGTTCATAGTCATCTCCCTGAAGGATGTCATGCTCCATGGGGCTGATAAGATCTACGGCGTATTCAATCCAGGAGATAGGAGTAGGGTAATAGCCCTTCCGATGGCCATAGAGGTGGTAAGCTAA
- a CDS encoding PLP-dependent cysteine synthase family protein, protein MRVVNSVLELIGETPVVKLRRVTEGLDAEIYVKLEYMNPSGSLKDRIALEMIRRAEGEGRLKPGYTIVEASTGNTGIALSMVGRALGYRVAIYMPEGTTPERIKIMESFGAEVHLVKLRGGPRESLAGAEVEIPTREACLNLERSNPRVWWARQFSNPANTSAHIKTGEEILKQLGRVDAFVASVGTGGTLLGVAKALRCRIPNVRIVAVEPSSAEYPLKHGYRRVPGACEEVTGGIIEEILDGGVLDEVIQVSNEEAIAMSDRLVKEEGLFAGVSGGANVYASVELAKSLGGQKRIVTVLPDSGDRYLTEKKYIT, encoded by the coding sequence TTGAGGGTAGTAAACAGCGTATTGGAGCTGATAGGGGAGACCCCCGTAGTCAAGCTAAGGAGGGTCACAGAGGGGCTGGACGCTGAGATCTATGTGAAACTGGAGTACATGAACCCAAGTGGAAGCTTGAAGGACAGGATAGCCCTCGAGATGATCAGGAGGGCTGAGGGGGAGGGGAGGCTCAAGCCAGGCTACACCATAGTCGAGGCAAGCACCGGAAACACCGGCATAGCCCTGAGCATGGTGGGCAGGGCCCTAGGTTACAGGGTCGCCATCTACATGCCCGAGGGCACAACACCGGAGAGGATCAAGATAATGGAGAGCTTTGGGGCTGAGGTCCACCTGGTTAAGCTGAGAGGCGGCCCAAGGGAAAGCCTGGCCGGAGCTGAGGTGGAGATACCCACAAGGGAGGCCTGCCTAAACCTGGAGAGGTCTAACCCGAGGGTCTGGTGGGCTAGGCAGTTCAGCAACCCCGCCAACACCTCAGCCCATATAAAGACTGGAGAGGAGATCCTGAAGCAGCTCGGCAGGGTCGACGCCTTCGTGGCCTCTGTCGGGACGGGGGGAACACTATTGGGGGTTGCCAAAGCTCTTAGATGCAGGATACCGAACGTCAGAATAGTCGCTGTGGAGCCCTCCTCTGCGGAGTACCCCCTCAAGCACGGGTATAGGAGGGTCCCAGGAGCCTGTGAGGAGGTGACCGGGGGGATAATCGAGGAGATCCTTGATGGAGGGGTGCTCGACGAGGTGATCCAAGTTAGCAACGAGGAGGCCATAGCCATGTCAGATAGGCTGGTTAAGGAGGAGGGTCTCTTCGCCGGAGTCTCGGGCGGCGCCAATGTCTATGCATCCGTAGAGCTGGCCAAGAGTCTGGGAGGACAAAAGCGCATAGTAACGGTCCTGCCTGACAGCGGAGATAGATACCTAACAGAAAAGAAGTATATAACATGA